CCGTCCTATTCCCTGGCCGACTCCGGTGAGTTCCGCGCCGCGCCGCCGGTCCCGCCGGCGCCCGTCGACCCCGCGCCGAGCGGATCGCGATCGCTGGCCCTGGGTCTTCTTGCCGTGCTCTTCCTCGCGGGCATCGCCTACGCCGCGTATTTCTGGGTGAAGCCACCCGGAGAGGTGAGCGTGCCTTCGCTGGTCGGGCTCGAGCAGTCGGTGGCCCGCGCTTCGGTCGAGAAGCTCAACCTCCGCTTCACCATCAAGGAGTTCGTCTACAGCGACGATCCGCCGGGCCTCGTGAAGCAGCAGTCACCGGCCCCCGGCACGAGTCTGCGGCGCGGAAACGACGTTCTCGTGGTGGTGAGCAAGGGGCATCAGACCGTTCAGGTGCCCACGCTCATCGGCCTCGATCGCGAGGCGGCCCGTCGCGCCCTCGAGCAGCGCGGCCTCAGCGCGCGCTTCACCGAGGACTACAGCGATCGCGTGCCCCTGGGGCAGGTCGCCTCGGCGGAACCCGCCACCGGCACACCCGTCGAGCTGCAGACCCACATCACGGTCACCATCAGCAAGGGCATGCCGCAGGTGAAGGCCCCCGCGCTCGTGGGCACGACCGAGAAAGACGCCACGGCGAGGGCCGAGGCTGCGGGTCTCAAGGTTCGCGTGGTCACGCACAAGCCGAGCACCACCGTGGCGAGCGGCAGCGTTCTCGAGCAGACCCCACCGCCGGGAAC
This Pseudomonadota bacterium DNA region includes the following protein-coding sequences:
- a CDS encoding PASTA domain-containing protein, encoding PSYSLADSGEFRAAPPVPPAPVDPAPSGSRSLALGLLAVLFLAGIAYAAYFWVKPPGEVSVPSLVGLEQSVARASVEKLNLRFTIKEFVYSDDPPGLVKQQSPAPGTSLRRGNDVLVVVSKGHQTVQVPTLIGLDREAARRALEQRGLSARFTEDYSDRVPLGQVASAEPATGTPVELQTHITVTISKGMPQVKAPALVGTTEKDATARAEAAGLKVRVVTHKPSTTVASGSVLEQTPPPGTGVSKGSTIEIIVSSGPESRGVPSLKGLSLADARRNAEQQGFTVVVEGGSASPDARVTDQSPEGGVTMAQGGVIHVSVEAPPPTPENSDESVVVPGLRGLSLDAARAALEERGLRVGNTEAEESDLPSGSILRQSPEESATARRGSTVDVVIAEKRSEPQPRESPRKQRPEPKETPK